DNA sequence from the Salvelinus fontinalis isolate EN_2023a chromosome 33, ASM2944872v1, whole genome shotgun sequence genome:
ACATGTAGCGTCACACAGTAATTTAGAAATCGATTAAGGATAACTCATATGCATGTTTTTCAGTCATAGTAATATTATAGGCTACAATATGGAATAACTTGTGTTCATAGCTACCaatctgttcttctcctcagatgATCCAGGCCATCCAGGTACTACGTTTCCACTTGTTGGAGCTGGAAAAGGTGTGCTTCTTCACTCATCTAAAatatgtctctctcgctctctgtctctgtctctgtttctctttctgtttctctcccctcttACCCTTTATGATTCAGACTAGTGACTGCTGACTGCAGGCAAACCAGATATGATCAGCCGTCACACACCTAAACCACACAATGCTATACTATTTCCTGACAccacctcttctccctcttcctcgTCTTCTATTCTCCAGGTTCATGACCTGTGTGATAACTTCTGCAATCGCTACATCACCTGCCTGAAAGGCAAGATGCCCACAGACCTGATTCTGGATGACAGGGAGGGCGGGTCCAAGTCTGACGTGGAGGATTTCACTGGCTCCTGCACTAGTCTGTCAGAGCAGGTAGGTGACACTTGAATGACGATTGGCTAGCAGATTTCacactatatctctctctcaatatGTCTCTGAAAAAGACACTGATGAAGCCCTGTCAGGCAAAACACCTGTCCCTAAAGAGGGAATAAATGTTGCTTTCTTTGACTACAAATACTGAGTGCGGACCGTCTTCATGTTCCTGTTCATCTCaatatgtttctctctctgtccttcccgcGCTCTCTGTAGAATCAGTCGTGGTTGCGGGATCCAGATGACTGTGCGTCCACTCCGCTAGGGACCCCTGGCATGTCTTGTGGCCTGCCTTCACACAGCACAGACAACTGCAGCGATACGGGTACCACTAACACACTAACTCATACACACgcctgcacaaacacacacttgtcTTTTCAAACACTCATGCTAACAACATAATCGACATACACAAATAAACCTGACATCAATTGGACATgttaacgcacgcacacacacacacacacacacacacacacacacacacacacacacacacacacacacacacacacacacacacacacacacacacacacacacacacacacacacacacacacacacacacacacacactgtgctaaTGCCATATCTCTATTGTCCTCTGGCAGGGGATGGTTTGGATGGGGGCGTGGCCTCCCCCAGTACGGGCGAGGAGGACGATACGGACCGAGACAGAAGGAACAACAAGAAGAGGGGCATTTTCCCCAAACTGGCAACCAACATCATGAGGGCATGGCTCTTCCAGCATTTATCggtgagaaaagagagacagtagaaagaaTAGTGAGAGAAGAATGACAGATAGAAGCAGAGAAAAGCAGAGGGGAGCCGAGAGGAGAGGaacgagggagaggaggaaggggatatCGTTCACACAATGCAAAAAAATAAGTTGAAAATGGAATGAAATGACAGAGATAATGTGTGAATAAGAGGTTCAATATTGAATAGttctgaacagagagagaacaattTATGGTGAATTGAAGTCATTCTGATAATTAGCAGTTATATTGGAAAAACTCTGAAGTCATTCTCATTAATTATGactctgtgtgagtgtgagtgagtgagagtgagagagagagagagggagagggggagagagagagagagggagagagagagagagagacagagacagaaagagagagagagattaattgAGATGTAATGTCAGTCATTAGTATTCATCTAATGGTTGAAGAACTCCCTTATTGACATGCTTTGGGTTTTTAATTCTACATAGATACTTGTGGAGCCATTTGTGTctggtgtatgtgtggtgtatgtgtgagcCAAAATGATACATTTGATGATTTTATGCAATGATAATCTATGCCAAAAGCAAAGGCTAGACATGCTCTTGCTGAATCTCAACCAGTTTGGCAAATACATAACGCCCTTTTTCTGAATGTCCCTTCCCAGCACCCATACCCCTCAGAGGAGCAGAAGAAGCAGCTGGCACAGGACACAGGCCTGACCATTCTGCAGGTCAACAACTGGTCAGTACCCCCTTGATCAATAACCAATGATCAGCTCTGTGttttactactgtactgtgcccCTTGTCGCCCGGACCTTAGCATGACCTCCGCTGACCCCATCAATACTGATCAATCCATTATCACCCAGAGATCCATACTCCCTCTGTCCTAATGTGGATTGACGGTGAACCATGAAGGGGTTAAGTGGTTGTAAAAGTGAAAGGTTAATATTCCCAGAGTTAGCCCTTTTCTCCATTAACTGACTCTCCTTCCATTCCATTCTCCTCCTCTTTGTGTTCTCTGCTCCTATTCTCCCTCTTTTTCatatctcctccttcctctccaggTTTATCAATGCAAGACGGAGAATAGTACAGCCCATGATTGACCAGTCAAATCGCTCAGGTAATAATTACCACTGTATTCCCTCCTCTAATGTATTGTTACTGACGTATCTATAAATTCCTAAGTTGTATTGATGCTATAGGTGTGTATTTTGAATGCATATGTGTGTAGCTGATCGCTATGGACATTCAGGTTAGGTGAataatgtgggtgtgtgtttggttgACCAGGTCAAGGTGGTCCTTACAGCCCAGAGGGAGCAGCACTGGGGGGCTACGGACTGGACGGCCAAGCCCACCTGGGTCTCAGGGCAGCAGGTAAGAGACAGAGATAAGGAcgactgggtcatgttcattaggcaacaAAGAGAAGAAAACGGACTGAAGCAGGGAGGCACTACCAGAactccaataagaaatgctcttTTCCATTTGAAAAGGTTTTGCTATGGTGTGCCAGACTGAACATGACCCTAGTGTTTTTACCAATCATTTGGTGGACACGTTCGGTGGTATGTTGTTGTACAGTACCTCCTAATataaatgactctctctctcgctctctccccctccacaggTCTTCAGGGGATGCCGTCTCTTCCCGGAGAGTACCCCGGGGCCCTGCTGTCCCAGTCTGGCTACCCCCACGCCGGCCCGTCCCTGCACCCCTACCCCGGCCCCCACCCCGCCATGCTGCTGCACCCGCCGCCCCACCCCCACCCCGCAGATCCCCTCATAGGCCAGGGCCTGGACATACACGCCCACTAACTGAGAAGGAAGGGtgtgaaggagaggggagagaggggccaTCATGGGGGAGATGGGGGCTCACACACCCGCCACACGCTAACTACGACAGCATGGCGCAGTCCAAATGTTTACATTCCCGCCGTAAGACACTAACTTCCACAGTCACTCAAGCCATTGTCTGCAACATGCATACACTTCCCTTAACATACCACCGCTGGCCCCTCTTATACCATCAATAACATACTTATATTCCATCTCAGACGTAGACaaagacacacaccacactgagccCTTGAGTGTGAGCCAAACCCACTTCAGAGTGGAAGAGGCGAGCGTCCTcagccccttctctctctacatacTCTGTGGTGACAGTGAGCTGTCTGACTCCCAAGATAGCGCCCTCTCTAGGAGCATAGAGGAACACCCCACATGGACCACTGACCAGCCAActtgcctctctctcccacctggcCTACTGGCCAACCAAACGGAAAGACGGAAGGACACAGGTCAGACACACAGCTCCCAATCTGCCTGGGTCACCTTAACCTCCATAACTCTTATGACCTCACACAGCCCAGGTTTGAAGCGTTGTGATTGGACAGAACGCCAGCGATACACTCTAACCTCTCTCCTCCACGCCCCAGGCCACACCCAGTCTTCCCACACCGACAACTGTCACACACACCCACCGTATTTCATTTGACTTTTTTTAGATCTATTTTTGTATTTATATGTGTCAGAGAGGTGGGACCTGACAGAAGTCCTGTGAACAGTGATCTTCCAGGGCATCACTCTGCATGATTCTTGTACACTATGAATGAGCTCAATTTGTCTCTCTCAATTTGTTCAAGGACGTACCTTGGTTTGTTTAAATACGTTGGAATGAGTTGATCACTTACCTCCTTAAAATCCTGTCAGACATGAATAGTAGGGTTTACTGTGGGATCCACATCATAAGCcaaacagtgaacacacacacgaTCCTGTCATACCATTTCACAGTCCATGTTGTCTGCTGTTGTTTTTGAGGAGGACAGCCAAAGGACTTTACACATGCTGCATCTTCCTCAGTCCCTTATGGGTCTCTGATAAAATAATTTATTTCCAAATGTTGATGACAATAATTAATGATAACGATGTTACAGTTATGATTTTGCTTATAGTATTAAAACCTTTCTTTTGTAAAAGTGTGTAAATGACTTTTTCTTTGAGTTTGCCCTCCAATTATTCGCTGTCAGATGTAAAAAGTGTCAACACGGTGATGAAATACACAAATCAGTATTAGGTCATCTTGAAAATATTAATATTTTCTTCCTGGTGCAA
Encoded proteins:
- the LOC129832244 gene encoding homeobox protein meis3-like, translated to MDKRYEDLVHYSGSEGMPVGGYGEAMRSLHPPHYGHTVPDSLKHHRDQIYGHPLFPLLALVFEKCELATCSPRDVTSHSVPPHLQGLTNHSDVCSSDSFNDDIAAFAKQIRSEKPIFSTNPELDNLMIQAIQVLRFHLLELEKVHDLCDNFCNRYITCLKGKMPTDLILDDREGGSKSDVEDFTGSCTSLSEQNQSWLRDPDDCASTPLGTPGMSCGLPSHSTDNCSDTGDGLDGGVASPSTGEEDDTDRDRRNNKKRGIFPKLATNIMRAWLFQHLSHPYPSEEQKKQLAQDTGLTILQVNNWFINARRRIVQPMIDQSNRSGQGGPYSPEGAALGGYGLDGQAHLGLRAAGLQGMPSLPGEYPGALLSQSGYPHAGPSLHPYPGPHPAMLLHPPPHPHPADPLIGQGLDIHAH